TGGGTGACTTTGACCTGGGCGGCCTCCTCACGTGTGTGCACGATTGTGACGCGGTCGCCCAACATCTCCTTCAGTGTCACCATTTCGGGGTGGCCGTGGTCACCGAGGCAGATGATTTGATACCCCTCCCCGGCGAGCTTCTCGGCTAGGGAGTGGGCACGGATGACGACCGGGCAGGTCGCGTCCACGATCTTCATCCCTCTCGCCCGTGCTTCGTCGAGCACAGCGTGTTCCACTCCGTACGCAGAGACCACAAACGTGTCCCCAGCCAGGTCTTCGGTCCGATCAACGACGCGCACGCCGGCCTCCTGGAGCCGTTGGACGACCTGCGGGTTATGAATCAGCGGCCCGAGCGTGCTAACGGGTGCGTCGGCCGCGGTGGCGGTTTGTTGGGCGATGTCCACTGCCCGACGGACACCTCCGCAGAATCCCATATGTTTCGCCATCACGATTCTCATCCGCACAACCCCTCGATGCGGCCCTCTCGCAGCCGCGGGTGGTCGGGTCCTCCCTCATAATAGGGGTGGGCGGGTCCGTTGTCGAGGCGCGGGAGACTCGCCGACCTTCCGAACCGGGCCAACACTCGCAAACAGGCTTCGATCCAATCCCACCTACCCGAAAATCGGCCAGGGGCGCCCACCCGTCGGGACCGCAACCTGTCTCTTTTAGATGTCCTCAAGCGGTTCAAATCTGGGTATCTACTGAGCGCTGGCGACTATCCATCGGACGAGTCTCCAGAACGATCGATTCGAGGAGGGCAGAACGAAGTATAGCTTATAGCCACATAACTACATCCTGGCCGATAAAGGCAAACCTGGGGCAACCCAGGGACGCAAAGCCACCGGACCTCGAACAGGGGTCAGCGGGGCTACCGAAGCCGGAGGCGTTGACAAACGTCCCGGCTTCTCTGTTTGTCACGCCTCCATCACTAGAAAGGGGACGTGACGCACTATGGTCAGGATGGCTGTGGTCTTCGCAGTGAGTTGCGCACTCTTGGGATTCGGGCTAGCGAGCAACGCTGCCGCGGA
The bacterium DNA segment above includes these coding regions:
- the ispH gene encoding 4-hydroxy-3-methylbut-2-enyl diphosphate reductase, translated to MAKHMGFCGGVRRAVDIAQQTATAADAPVSTLGPLIHNPQVVQRLQEAGVRVVDRTEDLAGDTFVVSAYGVEHAVLDEARARGMKIVDATCPVVIRAHSLAEKLAGEGYQIICLGDHGHPEMVTLKEMLGDRVTIVHTREEAAQVKVTQKVGVVTQTTQSMENLRLIVGDLALRVKELKVLNTLCPAITVRQEETDAIVDEVDALLVVGGRGSSNTTRLAEIGRARGLPTYHVETAVEIKTEWFAGIDAVGVVSGASTPEWIIRDVMHRLDSLGGTGSSEAH